One genomic segment of uncultured Desulfobacter sp. includes these proteins:
- a CDS encoding Fic family protein: MTGFKPIFTITNRMTSAITQIERARGFLEAARLSDEWVRDMGNQALIKEAHHTTHIEGTRLTLDQAERLWKGEAVPEADPDDTRELLNYRSAFEFVSECLDSGDPITEGMIREIHRKLVEGVRGGKADPGNYRRIQNYVANSMTGEVIYTPPSAVEIPIMMSEMVKWLNSDLEIHPVLISGIAQFQLVHIHPFLDGNGRTSRLLSTLCLYKAGYDFKRLFTISEYYDRDRLTFYKKIQSVRDNDMDMTGWLNYFITGLETQMIEVKERGELIIRRDVLTQKHNLTERQTKAIEYLLQHDGLTIQNYEALCPEVNRRSLQRDLKTLIEKELIESEGATNQLIYLLRR; this comes from the coding sequence ATGACAGGATTCAAGCCCATATTTACCATAACCAACCGCATGACATCGGCTATTACCCAAATAGAACGGGCGCGGGGATTTCTGGAAGCCGCAAGGTTATCCGATGAATGGGTAAGGGATATGGGAAACCAGGCCCTGATTAAAGAGGCCCATCATACCACCCATATCGAAGGGACACGTCTGACATTGGATCAGGCTGAACGTTTATGGAAAGGTGAAGCTGTTCCTGAAGCCGATCCGGATGATACCAGAGAACTGTTAAACTACCGGTCTGCTTTTGAATTTGTATCCGAATGCCTCGATAGTGGAGATCCCATTACGGAAGGAATGATTCGAGAAATTCATCGAAAGCTGGTTGAAGGCGTTCGAGGCGGCAAAGCCGATCCGGGAAATTATCGGCGGATTCAAAATTATGTTGCAAATTCTATGACAGGGGAGGTTATTTATACCCCGCCTTCGGCTGTTGAAATACCGATCATGATGTCTGAAATGGTCAAATGGCTGAATTCCGATCTTGAGATCCATCCGGTTTTAATCAGTGGGATTGCCCAATTTCAACTGGTCCATATCCATCCCTTCCTTGACGGTAATGGTCGAACTTCGAGGTTATTGTCAACTCTCTGCCTTTACAAAGCGGGGTATGATTTTAAACGTTTGTTCACCATCAGTGAATATTATGACCGTGACAGACTGACTTTTTATAAAAAAATTCAAAGTGTTCGTGACAATGATATGGATATGACCGGATGGCTGAATTATTTCATCACCGGCCTGGAAACTCAAATGATTGAGGTTAAAGAACGAGGCGAACTGATAATTAGAAGGGATGTTCTAACACAGAAACACAACCTAACTGAAAGACAAACCAAAGCAATCGAATATCTCCTTCAGCATGACGGACTGACCATCCAGAATTATGAAGCACTGTGCCCAGAGGTGAACCGACGCAGTTTGCAGCGTGATCTTAAAACACTGATTGAAAAGGAACTGATTGAGAGTGAAGGGGCAACAAATCAGTTGATCTATCTTCTGAGGAGATGA
- a CDS encoding YcaO-like family protein, with amino-acid sequence MGYKIILQDAPKNYTFDQDKIMSPSDTVQRFREKAAALDLDILSRTRRIDNGRLDIPVFYSECGADARRVTGTNKQMGKGGTPEQSEASAVMELVERFSFFSFAENEKNFIHATPAQLGEKALDYALITQSVHDNEAEALKVKPIFDSLPLQWTKGYDLTNKKEVNVPFNWFYMINEFNGPSAGNCTEEALIQGICELVERHVSSRVSREKLKVPGIRLDSFKDPLVRELLAKYESQGIRVYASDLSLNMGVPTIAVLAWDPSTFPDMSEIVWTAGTAPSPEKAMGRALTEVAQLAGDFNTGSNYEASGLPKFTDIDAAGYITHPETMVDATDMPNLSSDNMKVEVESLIRILADKGFHLLSIRTTHPGLDIPAFYTIMPGAHFRERADEASVGMFAARLITENSHPILAIDQLDELEALIPGKYYTSFYKGLMLSALEEGEDAIAQFQAALDRDPARRNLPDICSHMAAAQKDSGLLDPALETCQTGLDADPQRADILNTAGACCFMKKDFKTAITYFEKALDVDPSQAINYANMGSCYRELKEPVLAIKFYEMALNIDPTIEFARDNIKKLKK; translated from the coding sequence ATGGGTTATAAAATAATACTCCAAGACGCTCCGAAAAATTATACCTTTGATCAGGATAAGATCATGTCTCCGTCCGACACTGTTCAGCGGTTCCGGGAAAAGGCAGCGGCCCTGGACCTTGACATTTTAAGCCGGACCCGGCGCATCGACAACGGCCGCCTGGATATTCCGGTGTTTTACAGTGAGTGTGGTGCGGATGCAAGACGGGTGACCGGCACCAATAAACAGATGGGCAAAGGCGGGACCCCGGAACAGTCCGAGGCAAGTGCCGTCATGGAGCTGGTGGAGCGGTTCAGCTTTTTTTCCTTTGCCGAAAATGAGAAAAACTTTATCCATGCCACGCCTGCTCAGCTTGGGGAAAAGGCCCTGGATTACGCCCTGATCACCCAGTCTGTCCATGACAATGAAGCCGAAGCATTAAAAGTTAAACCCATATTTGATTCTTTGCCCCTGCAATGGACCAAGGGGTATGATCTGACCAATAAAAAAGAGGTGAATGTCCCCTTTAACTGGTTTTATATGATCAATGAATTTAACGGACCCAGCGCGGGTAACTGCACGGAAGAAGCCTTGATTCAGGGTATCTGCGAGCTTGTGGAGCGCCATGTCAGTTCCCGGGTATCCCGGGAAAAATTAAAGGTGCCCGGCATCCGTCTGGACTCCTTTAAAGATCCCCTTGTCCGGGAGCTTCTTGCCAAGTATGAATCCCAAGGCATCAGGGTTTATGCAAGTGATCTCTCACTTAACATGGGCGTTCCCACCATCGCGGTGCTGGCCTGGGACCCGTCCACTTTTCCGGATATGAGCGAGATCGTATGGACCGCCGGCACGGCCCCGTCCCCGGAAAAGGCTATGGGCCGGGCCCTGACCGAAGTGGCCCAGCTTGCCGGGGACTTTAACACCGGTTCCAATTACGAGGCATCCGGTCTGCCAAAATTTACGGATATAGACGCAGCCGGTTATATCACCCATCCTGAAACCATGGTGGATGCCACTGATATGCCGAACCTGTCTTCTGACAACATGAAAGTGGAAGTGGAAAGCTTGATCCGGATTCTGGCGGATAAAGGGTTTCATCTGCTCTCCATTCGCACCACCCATCCCGGCCTTGATATTCCGGCCTTTTACACCATCATGCCGGGCGCTCATTTCAGGGAGCGGGCTGATGAGGCCAGTGTGGGCATGTTTGCCGCCCGGCTGATTACGGAAAATTCCCATCCCATACTGGCCATTGACCAGCTGGATGAACTGGAAGCACTCATCCCGGGGAAATACTACACCAGTTTTTATAAAGGATTGATGCTTAGCGCCCTGGAAGAGGGAGAAGATGCAATAGCACAGTTCCAGGCCGCCCTTGACCGCGACCCTGCCAGGCGCAACCTGCCTGATATCTGTTCACATATGGCTGCGGCCCAGAAAGATTCAGGGTTGTTGGACCCGGCCCTTGAGACATGTCAAACTGGTCTTGATGCCGATCCCCAGCGCGCGGATATTCTGAACACCGCTGGCGCCTGCTGTTTTATGAAAAAAGATTTCAAAACCGCTATTACCTATTTTGAAAAAGCCCTGGATGTGGACCCAAGCCAGGCCATCAATTATGCCAATATGGGATCCTGTTACCGGGAACTTAAAGAACCGGTGCTTGCGATCAAATTTTATGAAATGGCTTTAAACATAGATCCAACCATTGAGTTTGCTCGGGATAATATTAAAAAATTAAAAAAATAG
- a CDS encoding radical SAM protein, whose protein sequence is MMSRDYSFETGVYRPPSEGGSASLLVRFTRNCPWNHCTFCSMYKGKKFNLRPLAEIKADINAMANLVVDLQAESKALGHGGQVTRDAILALLEKAPGLNHHPGADMLIQWMAVGGKTAFIQDGNSMIMPPQDLIAALTHLRETFPSIERITTYARARTLAQRSLEDLKAIRAAGLNRLHLGLETGDDALLKQIKKGVTADGHIEGGKKAMAAGFQVSEYWMPGLGGKEMTDQHAENTARVLSEVNPHYIRSRPFRPAPGTPMAEQVNQGQLTLLDPREQLLELRRMVQNLNVTSKVCFDHMGNYWRTASGDLVLHHEYEGYQFPDEKQKVLDRIELGLAYKQEPARFFL, encoded by the coding sequence ATGATGAGCCGAGACTACTCGTTTGAAACCGGTGTATACCGCCCGCCCAGTGAAGGGGGCAGCGCTTCCCTGCTGGTCCGCTTTACCCGTAACTGTCCCTGGAACCACTGCACCTTCTGTTCTATGTATAAGGGTAAAAAATTTAACTTAAGACCCCTGGCGGAAATTAAAGCCGACATCAATGCCATGGCAAACCTTGTGGTCGATCTCCAGGCCGAATCAAAAGCCCTGGGGCACGGCGGCCAGGTCACCCGGGACGCCATTCTGGCATTGCTTGAAAAAGCACCAGGCCTAAACCATCATCCGGGTGCTGATATGCTGATCCAATGGATGGCGGTGGGCGGAAAGACCGCATTTATACAGGACGGCAACTCCATGATCATGCCGCCCCAGGACCTGATTGCTGCATTGACCCATCTTAGGGAAACCTTTCCTTCCATTGAAAGAATCACCACCTATGCACGGGCCCGGACCCTGGCCCAGCGCTCCCTTGAGGATCTGAAGGCCATACGGGCAGCCGGTCTTAACCGGCTCCATCTGGGCCTTGAAACCGGGGATGATGCCCTGCTCAAGCAGATCAAAAAAGGAGTAACGGCTGACGGCCATATTGAAGGGGGTAAAAAGGCCATGGCAGCCGGCTTTCAGGTATCGGAATACTGGATGCCCGGTCTTGGCGGCAAGGAGATGACAGACCAGCACGCCGAAAATACGGCCCGGGTACTCAGTGAGGTCAATCCCCATTATATCCGGTCCCGGCCCTTCAGGCCCGCTCCCGGTACACCAATGGCTGAGCAGGTCAACCAGGGGCAGCTCACCCTGCTTGATCCCCGGGAGCAGCTGCTGGAACTGCGCCGTATGGTCCAGAACCTGAATGTAACATCCAAAGTTTGCTTTGACCACATGGGCAATTACTGGCGCACAGCCTCGGGTGATCTGGTTCTCCACCATGAGTATGAAGGATATCAATTCCCGGATGAGAAACAGAAGGTACTGGACCGCATCGAACTGGGTCTTGCATATAAACAGGAACCTGCCCGTTTTTTTCTGTAG
- a CDS encoding leucyl aminopeptidase — MKKDRITTTTKAAETIKTDLLVYFAVEKKNKMPVCDTAVQLQVKEAFELDDFSGKAAEQILFYPPDQSKISAARVLVLGTGPVNKEKDKGDALDMLREAGGQIATVCASVKAKDVVICLPTPKHLSPALDDPEVSAVALAEGVILGDYQFEKYKKSTKKKTDYPGLGAIKFVCNDNLKIIRQGVEKAKNSAFAACTARDMANEPCNHWTSADFAAYAKQLAADTGLGYRCIEKKEMEQMGMGGIIAVNQGSDVPARMVILEYLPEDRTETILLVGKGVTFDSGGISIKPSAGMEDMKYDMCGGAAVMCAMQAVALEKPDVGVVAIVPATDNMSGSKAVHPGDIIRHYNGVTSEVINTDAEGRLILADALAWGIENFKPTCVIDTATLTGAVIIGLGHHYTGLVSNNDALVKAVETAGNLAGEPVWRLPLNKNYEKQIESNVADIKNIGGKPAGTITAAAYLSNFVGKTPWAHLDIAGTAWDFTKKAYIPKGPSGTATRTFINLVRNWKTGKVK, encoded by the coding sequence ATGAAAAAAGACCGTATCACCACCACCACCAAAGCTGCCGAAACAATTAAAACTGATCTTTTGGTTTATTTTGCCGTGGAGAAAAAGAACAAAATGCCTGTATGCGATACCGCTGTACAGCTCCAGGTTAAAGAGGCCTTTGAGCTGGATGATTTTTCCGGCAAGGCTGCAGAACAGATATTGTTTTACCCGCCGGACCAGTCAAAAATTTCGGCAGCCCGGGTTCTGGTGTTAGGCACAGGACCTGTGAATAAGGAAAAGGATAAAGGAGATGCCCTGGACATGCTGCGGGAGGCCGGCGGACAGATTGCCACGGTTTGTGCATCGGTTAAGGCTAAGGATGTGGTTATCTGCCTGCCAACACCAAAACATCTGTCTCCGGCCCTGGATGACCCGGAAGTATCTGCCGTCGCTCTGGCTGAAGGCGTTATCCTTGGAGATTATCAATTTGAAAAATATAAGAAAAGCACCAAAAAGAAAACCGATTACCCGGGACTTGGTGCGATAAAATTTGTATGCAACGATAATCTTAAAATCATACGCCAGGGTGTTGAAAAGGCAAAAAATTCAGCTTTTGCCGCCTGTACGGCACGGGATATGGCCAATGAGCCTTGCAATCACTGGACCTCTGCCGATTTTGCGGCATATGCCAAACAGCTTGCCGCAGACACGGGGCTGGGCTACCGGTGCATAGAAAAAAAGGAGATGGAACAGATGGGGATGGGGGGGATTATAGCCGTCAACCAGGGTTCCGATGTCCCGGCACGCATGGTGATCCTGGAATATTTGCCGGAAGACAGAACCGAAACCATCCTTCTTGTGGGTAAGGGGGTGACCTTTGATTCCGGGGGCATCAGCATCAAGCCGTCTGCGGGTATGGAGGATATGAAATACGATATGTGCGGCGGTGCGGCGGTGATGTGCGCCATGCAGGCCGTGGCATTGGAGAAGCCGGATGTGGGGGTTGTGGCCATCGTTCCAGCCACGGATAATATGTCCGGGTCCAAGGCCGTTCATCCCGGCGACATTATCCGCCATTATAACGGGGTAACAAGTGAAGTGATCAACACCGATGCCGAAGGCCGTTTGATCCTGGCCGACGCCCTGGCCTGGGGCATTGAAAATTTCAAGCCCACCTGTGTGATTGACACGGCAACTCTGACGGGTGCGGTTATTATCGGCCTTGGCCATCACTATACAGGGCTTGTGTCCAATAATGACGCCCTGGTCAAAGCAGTTGAGACTGCCGGGAATCTTGCCGGTGAACCTGTCTGGCGCCTGCCCCTGAATAAAAATTATGAAAAACAGATCGAATCCAATGTGGCGGATATTAAAAACATCGGGGGGAAACCGGCCGGCACCATAACTGCTGCAGCGTATCTATCTAATTTTGTGGGTAAAACGCCCTGGGCTCATCTGGACATTGCAGGCACAGCCTGGGATTTTACCAAAAAAGCGTATATCCCCAAGGGGCCTTCGGGAACGGCCACCAGAACATTCATTAATCTGGTGCGAAACTGGAAAACAGGCAAAGTAAAATAG
- the mutY gene encoding A/G-specific adenine glycosylase, whose amino-acid sequence MQTALMGWYRDNCRQLPWRRDISLYRVWVSEVMLQQTQVKTVIPYYLKFMETWPDLGDLAAADLETVLKAWEGLGYYARARNLHKAAGIVVRDLGGIIPDNYKGFKNLPGVGDYIASAVLSIAGAKPHAVVDGNVKRVLSRLLCVDTPVNHSAAHKAYKAIAETFLYKKDPGTYNQALMELGALICTPKRPDCGSCPLTGECCACEKQVTDLFPRRMAKKKVPTVHIAAGIVKKNGKVLITRRKLDGLLGGLWEFPGGKVEPKESPEQACIREIREETGIETGNLQFLTRIFHAYTHFKIEMDVFFCDYISGQVTLNGPIDHKWVRVDQLHQFPFPRANLKFMELINV is encoded by the coding sequence GTGCAAACCGCCTTAATGGGCTGGTACCGGGACAATTGCCGGCAACTTCCCTGGCGCAGGGATATCTCGTTGTACCGGGTATGGGTTTCCGAGGTTATGCTCCAGCAGACCCAGGTCAAAACCGTGATCCCCTACTATCTCAAGTTCATGGAAACCTGGCCTGATCTTGGAGACCTTGCCGCCGCAGATCTTGAAACCGTGCTCAAGGCCTGGGAGGGTCTTGGGTATTATGCCAGAGCCAGAAATCTCCACAAGGCTGCCGGTATTGTGGTCCGTGATCTGGGTGGTATTATTCCGGATAATTACAAGGGGTTTAAAAATCTTCCGGGCGTGGGGGACTATATTGCCTCGGCGGTGCTCTCCATTGCCGGGGCAAAGCCCCATGCCGTGGTGGATGGCAATGTAAAGCGTGTCCTGTCACGGCTTTTGTGCGTTGACACGCCTGTGAATCACAGCGCTGCCCATAAAGCATACAAGGCCATTGCCGAAACGTTTTTGTATAAAAAGGACCCAGGCACATACAACCAGGCTCTTATGGAACTTGGTGCCCTGATCTGTACCCCTAAACGTCCGGACTGTGGCTCATGCCCCCTGACCGGGGAGTGTTGCGCCTGCGAAAAACAGGTCACAGATCTTTTTCCCCGGCGCATGGCGAAAAAAAAGGTGCCCACGGTTCATATTGCCGCGGGCATTGTCAAAAAAAACGGAAAAGTTCTGATCACCAGAAGAAAACTTGACGGGCTTTTGGGCGGATTGTGGGAATTTCCCGGCGGCAAGGTGGAACCCAAAGAGTCCCCTGAACAAGCCTGCATCCGTGAGATCCGGGAAGAAACCGGCATTGAGACGGGTAATCTGCAATTTTTAACCCGGATTTTTCACGCCTACACCCATTTTAAAATTGAAATGGACGTGTTCTTCTGTGATTATATCTCCGGCCAGGTAACTCTCAATGGTCCCATTGACCATAAATGGGTTCGTGTAGATCAGCTTCACCAGTTTCCTTTTCCCCGGGCCAATCTTAAGTTCATGGAATTGATCAACGTTTGA